The proteins below come from a single Papaver somniferum cultivar HN1 chromosome 11, ASM357369v1, whole genome shotgun sequence genomic window:
- the LOC113324098 gene encoding uncharacterized protein LOC113324098, protein MEKHLQDLTSQMSSMDESSNQLVRVLEARESASPPVNTRSRKQTDGMGKLLLPHFDGTDPEGLIYKVELYFEFYETPPLQQVGFSTALLKRFGRNHYDDPAASLAKLSQMSSLAEYQEEFERLSNMVTGLSEDFLISCYIGGLKEELRLEVQSFNPLTLVNAIGIARLQNDKLAILSKGYRNYQKTPVVAAQPLAIKAAPQATNSPPIKRLTPEKLMQGEDGNIGEAEQELSDDEDGEETAEISLHALAGSFTPQTMRVQGEIKRLPITILIDTGSTHNFTEPSISKRVNLKFVKDTQFEVMVANGTKIPCVGLCPNLEFRLQKHMFSGDFHLLKLGGCDMVLGAQWLQTLGPITWDFNKLVMEFVSQGSKIRLVDNQTLKTKVASAHTMQRLIAKGGQWVLCQVCLNPTTDKTISIPKDIQDVIDGFKEVVTWIMQLPPVREHDHKINLIPGSTPINVRSYRYTHFQKAEIEKVVKELLDSGLIRPSTSPFSSPVLLVKKKDGSWIMCVDYRALNKVTIKDKFLIPVIEELLDELHGSKYFTKLDLRSGYHQILIHKPDIGKTAFGTHDGHYEFLVMPFGLTNAPSTFQHLMNDIFRPYLRRFILMFFDDILIYSRNWADHLNHLKTIFKLFKDN, encoded by the exons ATGGAAAAACATCTACAAGATCTCACTAGTCAAATGTCTTCTATGGATGAATCCAGCAATCAATTGGTAAGAGTGTTAGAAGCAAGGGAGTCGGCATCTCCACCTGTGAATACGAGATCTAGAAAACAAACCGACGGAATGGGAAAATTATTGCTTCCTCACTTTGATGGAACTGATCCTGAAGGTTTGATATATAAAGTTGAACTCTATTTTGAATTTTATGAAACACCACCACTACAACAG GTAGGGTTTTCAACTGCCTTGCTTAAACGATTTGGAAGAAATCATTATGATGATCCGGCTGCATCACTTGCAAAGCTAAGCCAAATGAGTTCTTTAGCTGAATACcaagaagaatttgaaagattATCAAATATGGTGACTGGGTTATCCGAggatttcttgattagttgttaTATTGGAGGGTTGAAGGAGGAACTTCGATTGGAAGTACAATCATTTAACCCATTAACCCTGGTGAATGCAATTGGAATTGCTCGATTACAAAATGATAAGTTGGCAATTTTAAGTAAAGGTTACCGGAACTATCAGAAAACCCCTGTGGTTGCAGCTCAACCTTTAGCCATCAAAGCAGCACCACAAGCTACCAATTCACCCCCTATTAAACGGTTAACACCTGAGAAGCTGATGCAAG GAGAGGATGGGAACATTGGCGAGGCAGAACAAGAGCTCAGTGATGATGAGGATGGTGAGGAAACAGCGGAAATATCACTTCATGCGTTAGCTGGGTCTTTCACGCCTCAAACAATGCGGGTGCAAGGTGAAATTAAACGTTTACCCATTACCAtattaatcgatacaggaagtacGCATAATTTCACTGAGCCTTCAATTTCTAAGCGGGTGAACCTAAAATTCGTTAAGGATACTCAATTTGAAGTTATGGTAGCTAATGGAACCAAAATACCATGTGTTGGACTATGTCCAAATTTGGAGTTTCGATTACAAAAGCATATGTTCAGTGGTGATTTTCATTTGCTCAAGCTTGGTGGTTGTGATATGGTATTAGGGGCTCAATGGTTGCAGACATTAGGACCTATTACTTGGGATTTTAACAAGTTGGTAATGGAGTTTGTGTCACAAGGCAGTAAAATTCGTCTTGTGGATAATCAAACTTTGAAAACAAAGGTGGCTTCTGCACACACTATGCAGCGTTTGATTGCTAAAGGTGGTCAATGGGTATTATGTCAGGTCTGCTTGAATCCTACAACAGACAAGACCATCTCGATCCCTAAGGATATTCAGGATGTTATCGATGGATTTAAAGAAGTGGTAACGTGGATTATGCAACTCCCTCCAGTCCGTGAGCACGATCATAAAATTAACTTGATACCAGGATCTACTCCCATTAATGTGCGGTCGTACCGGTATACCCATTTCCAGAAAGCAGAAATTGAGAAGGTGGTGAAGGAATTACTGGACTCTGGATTGATTCGACCAAGCACGAGCCCTTTTTCCTCTCCAGTACTGTTGGTGAAAAAGAAAGACGGTAGTTGGATAATGTGTGTGGACTACCGAGCTCTCAACAAGGTCacaattaaagataagtttcTGATACCTGTTATAGAAGAACTTTTAGATGAATTACATGGTTCCAAATATTTTACAAAATTAGATTTGCGTTCAGGTTACCACCAAATTTTAATTCACAAACCTGACATAGGTAAAACAGCTTTTGGAACACACGATGGACATTATGAATTTTTGGTTATGCCCTTTGGATTGACTAATGCACCATCCACTTTCCAACATTTAATGAATGATATATTTCGCCCATATTTAAGAAggtttattttgatgtttttcgaTGACATATTGATATATAGCAGGAATTGGGCAGATCATTTGAATCATCTCAAGACCATATTCAAGTTATTCAAGGATAATTAA